One Passer domesticus isolate bPasDom1 unplaced genomic scaffold, bPasDom1.hap1 HAP1_SCAFFOLD_37, whole genome shotgun sequence genomic window carries:
- the LOC135292521 gene encoding hydrocephalus-inducing protein-like, with product MVPAGASAAVRIRFSPEENKDYSHQLICMTTSERIVVPIRAIAARAVLDFPEQLDFSRCPVKSSTQKTVLLRNTGNLEARFQLSTQSPFSVAPAAGALGAGDTVQVTVGFHALTAGDHCGCLAVCCSTGEERIQTHLKGEAVDVNVGLSTSSVEMDKTLITMSSHRTVFIENRSNITAHFQWKAFPSEEEEDEEKRRQCLIRQSQRELWLEKLMEEKETGKEKGSCEDCAALLRAPGEMAKVHPDPMFSDDFFLIEPMVNLINQGALDAPFSCIPSATKVGLGFKLAPQEGIIAAGGSQTLQISFSATVLGRFEEEFRFSVAGSPTPAILTIRGSVTGPSLHFDLPELDFGDISFGFPYTQRCRLTNSSPVPVTFQLRMSFDGTQPAVDSVDQIRCHSDPAWRKGVHLYVEPREFTITPSQGTILPQGHQDIQVTLCSNSVMEFYRKMLVDLEGFGKGVASLVITARCLVPKLQVSPHVLQYDECLLKVPYEKKFIIRNPSHLPGCYGLIEQKRKEDSAVLYSSPRPCGIVQPHSTAEIPVLVEVQALGTHRTNVLIGVFGDERNPLASSILPVSGVLQPGESQQVSLPFSGHLNSISSATVLCHVEGGPSSEVLVPGEASRVSCSPSPQEINCGSGAPLRERRELKRPSPKLEEETKALEEEERQKEKEKQKKEKKGVSIRLFTKSHSQNNFTWELVTA from the exons ATGGTGCCAGCAGGCGCCTCTGCCGCTGTGCGCATCCGCTTCAGCCCCGAGGAGAACAag gatTATTCCCACCAGCTCATCTGCATGACTACCAGTGAAAGGATCGTGGTGCCAATTCGGGCCATTGCTGCCCGAGCTGTCCtggacttccctgagcagctggactTCTCCAGGTGTCCAGTCAAGAGCAGCACCCAGAAGACTGTGCTGCTCCGCAACACTGGGAACCTGGAAGCTCGtttccagctgagcacccagag TCCTTTCTCCGTGGCTCCGGCCGCAGGAGCTCTGGGCGCTGGTGACACcgtgcaggtgacagtgggatTCCACGCGCTGACGGCCGGTGACCATTGCGGGTGCCTGgcagtgtgctgcagcacag GTGAAGAGAGAATCCAAACACACCtcaaaggagaagctgtggatgtcaaCGTTGGGTTGAGCACAAGTTCTGTGGAGATGGACAAGACTTTGATCACCATGTCAAGCCACAGAACTGTGTTCATTGAAAACAGGAGTAACATCACAGCCCACTTCCAGTGGAAGGCTTTTCCtagtgaggaagaagaggatgaaGAGAAGAGGAG gcagtgtctTATTCGGCAGTCACAGAGAGAGCTGTGGCTGGAAAAATTaatggaggagaaagaaacagggaaggagaagggctcTTGTGAGGATTGTGCTGCCCTCCTGAGAGCTCCAGGGGAGATGGCAAAGGTGCACCCAGACCCCATGTTCTCTGATGACTTTTTTCTCATTGAGCCAATG gtgaaccTGATCAACCAAGGAGCTCTTGATGCTCCCTTCAGCTGCATCCCTTCAGCCACAAAGGTGGGCTTGGGCTTCAAGTTGGCACCTCAGGAGGGCATCATTGCAGCAGGTGGGAGCCAGACTCTCCAGATCTCCTTCAGTGCCACCGTGTTGGGGAGGTTTGAGGAAGAATTCCGGTTCAGTGTGGCTGGATCTCCTACGCCTGCCATCCTGACCATCAG GGGCAGCGTCACTGGACCGAGTTTGCACTTCGACCTCCCTGAGCTCGACTTCGGGGACATCTCCTTTG GCTTTCCctacacccagcgctgccggctcacTAACAGCTCCCCGGTGCCCGTGACGTTCCAGCTCCGCATGTCGTTCGATGGCACGCAGCCGGCTGTGGACAGCGTGGATCAGATCCGCTGCCACAGTGAcccagcctggaggaagggCGTTCACTTGTATGTGGAGCCCCGGGAGTTTACCATCACTCCCAGCCAAGGGaccatcctgccccagggacaccaggacatccAG GTGACCCTGTGTTCCAACTCGGTGATGGAGTTCTACAGGAAAATGCTGGTGGATCTGGAGGGTTTTGGCAAGGGAGTGGCATCATTGGTCATCACAGCCAG ATGTCTTGTTCCTAAGCTGCAAGTGTCCCCCCACGTGCTGCAGTATGATgagtgcctcctgaaggtgccctaCGAGAAGAAGTTCATCATTAGGAATCCCAgccacctgcctggctgctacGGGCTTATTGAACAG AAACGCAAGGAGGACTCTGCTGTGCTCTACTCCAGCCCCAGGCCCTGTGGGATTGTccagcctcacagcactgcagagatcccagtgctggtggaagTGCAGGCGCTGGGCACGCATCGCACCAATGTTCTCATCGGCGTGTTCGGGGATGAGAGAAACCCACTG GCTTCCAGTATCCTGCCAGTGTcaggtgtgctgcagccaggagagagccagcaggtctccttgcccttctctggccaCCTCAACAGCATCTCCAGTGCCACAGTGCTGTGCCACGTGGAGGGAGGCCCCAGCTCCGAGGTGCTGGTGCCCGGGGAGGCCTCACGTGTCAGCTGCTCCCCGAGCCCCCAGGAGATCAActgtggctctggggcaccTCTCAGGGAGAG aagggagctgaagCGGCCGTCTCCAAAGCTTGAGGAGGAGACAAAAGccttggaggaggaagagaggcagaaggagaaagagaagcagaagaaagaaaagaagggtgtctct ATCAGATTGTTCACCAAGTCTCATTCTCAAAATAACTTCACGTGGGAACTTGTGACTGCTTAG